TCTTCGCCTTCAACGGAGGCAAGCTTTCGGTCGCCGCCTTCGAGGGGCTGATCCGGCCGTTCCGCGATGGCGAGCCGCAATCGCCGGTGAGCTTCTTCGGTACCTGCCCGGCGGCCGACCGGCTGCATATCGAGGCGCTGACAAGGACGCTGCATCTGCTCAACGCCGGCGCGTGCCTGCCGGAAGAGGCATCCATCTTCATCAATTTCGATCCGTCGGTGTTCACCGACCGCGCCATTGTCGACAAGGCGCTGCGCGACATGCGCCTGGTGCTGCACGAGGCCGGCATCGACCCGCGCCGCATCGTCTGCGAGGTGACCGAGCAGAAGTCGGCCTCGCAGGAAACGCTCTACAGCTTTGTCGAAGCGCTGCGAGCCAACGGCTTCCGCATCGCCGTCGACGACTATGGCGCCGACGATTCCGACATCAACCGCGTCAAGGAATTGCGGCCGGACATCGTCAAGTTCGACGCCCACTGGATCACCCAGCTCATGGAGTCCGGGGCAGGATTCGCGCTGCTGACCGCGATGGTGAAGAGCTTCGAAAGCCAGGGCATCCGCACGGTCTTCGAAGGCATCGAGGAAGGCTGGCAGCTGGAGCTCGCCGAGAAGTCCGGAGCCTCGATGGTGCAAGGCTATGTGCTCGCCAGGCCGGAGTTGGCGTCCACCAATTTTCGCGTCTTCGGCAAGAGTGCGCAGGCGCCCGCGACCGAGGAGGGCAAAGCCGCTGCCGCCAGGCCCGCTTCGGTGGCGCCAGCGCGCCCGACTAAGGCGTTTGGACGCAAGGTGACGCCATGATCGTGCGGCCCGAGAGGCGGCGCCCAGAAAGGCGGCGCAATGTCGCCGAGGCGATCTTCGCCGACGAGATCGGCCTCCAGTTCGGCGTCTATGGCGAGTTCCGGCTGTGGAGCGCCTATCAGCCGATCTTCGCGCCGCGGGGCAGTACGCTCAAACCTGTCGCCGTCGAAGCGCTGATCGAGCCGCGCCGCGTCGCAACCCCCGTTGCGCCGCAAGTTTTCTTCGACAGCGTCGCGGCATCGGACCGGCTGTTCGTCGAGACGATGTGCCGGATGCTGCATCTGGGCAACTACCGCAACATCGGCGTCGACGGGCTTGCCCTGTTCTTCAACTATGACCCGATGATCAACGATCACCTCGGGCGGGCACTGGCCGAGATCCGCCTTATGACCAGGCATCTCGGCGATTTCGGCCTCGAGCCGACCAAGCTCGTCTGCGAGATCACCGAACAGGCGGCCGACGATCAGGTGCTCGCCAGCCTCATGCGCGAGATGAGGCGTGACGGCATCCGCATCGCCGTCGACGATTTCGGCACCGGACATTCGACCGAAGCGCGCATCGGCCTTCTGTCGCCCGACATCGTCAAGATCGACGGCGGCTGGTTCGCGGAGCTCTGCCGTCATGCCGCAGCCGAACGGTTCTTCCGGCCGCTGGTCTCGATGCTGCACGACCGCGGCGCCAAGGTGCTGGTCGAAGGCATCGAGCAGGCCACGCATCTGCGCGTCGCGCTCGACGGCGGCGTCGACCTTCTGCAGGGATATCACCTTGCCCGCCCGGCGCTCGCCGGCACGATCTTCAACGACGAGCCGCTGTCGGTCGATGCGCTGCTCGGCATCGACAACAAGGTCGTGCAATTGCATCAGCGCCGCTGATGCTTTCCCCTAAAAACAAATCACTGGATGAAACGCGCGCGGGCGGGTTAGAGGCTTCTCGACATTCGACGCGCGAAGCGAGGGGCCATGATCCTTTATGACATGATCGACAGCGGCAATTGCTACAAGCCGCGTCTGTTGATGGCAAAGCTCGGCATTCCCTTCACCCGCATCGAGGTGAGCTCGCATACCGGCGAGACGCGCAAGGCCGACTATGTCGCCAAGAACCCGAACGCGATGGTGCCGCTGCTCGAGCTCGACGACGGCCGGCGTATCGCCGAATCCAACGCCATCCTGCTCTATCTCGCCGAAGGCACACGCTTCCTGCCGGCCGACAGATACGAGCGGGCGCTGGCCTATCAGTGGCTGTTCTTCGAGCAGTACAGCCACGAGCCCTATATCGCGGTGCGCAAGGCGCTGCTCACCTTCCCGGAAAGGGCGAAGGACGCGACGCCGGAAAGGCTGGCGCAAACGTTGGAGCGCGGCAACAAGGCGCTCGGCGTGATGAACAAGCACCTGGAGCAGAACGCCTTCTTCGCCGGCAGCGCCTACAGCGTCGCCGATATCGCGCTCTATGCCTACACCCACACCGCCGAGAAGGGCGGCTTCCAGCTCGACGCCTATCCGGCAGTGGTGGAGTGGCTGACGCGCGTCGAGGCGGACAAGGGGCACGTGCCGATCGAGTGGGTGCCTTAGTTCAACCCTCGTGTGGGGTGCTATTTGATAAGGCGATCATATTCGGCGTGAGTGCCGATCCAGATCCAATGATAGCCGTCGGTACTTTCTAGAGCCAAGGCGCGATAGTTGTCGTCTATTCTCGCTGACCAGAGTTCGCCTACCTTTTTGAAATGAAGCGATGGATGCCGCGGGTTGCTCTTCATCAACGTGAAGCTCTTGTCGGCCACACGGCGAACGGCTTTTGGCAAGGAGTTATATTTCGTCCAAAAACTGGCCGTAGCGCGGTGCCTCACAGGTCGCGCAGCTTACCGGCGGCTATCTCGGCACGAGCCTCGGCCACCAATTTGTCCAGCCGGCCCGCCTTTGCGTCGGCTTCGATCTGCTTGTCCCACAAGTCGGCCTGAAGCGCCTCGAACCATGCGGCAAATGCCTTCAGTTCTTCGGGGTTCAGTTCGGCGACGGACTTTTCAATCTGTTCGAGCTTGGTCATGGCCAGCAAATAACATAGTTGGGCCAACGAGGCCAATGGCGGCGATATAGCCAACAAAAAAGGCGGGACAATGCCCGCCTTCCTATGCCGGTAGCCTGATCGGGAGCGTTAGGCCGGGCCGGCAGCAATCTGCTGCTTCGGCTTGTCGGGTCCTTCCGCTCCGGCGCGCTTATCGCGCGACCGTCAGTACATCCGTGACTTGCCGCGCGCCCCGAACCTTCGTTCGGCGCGCGCCATCGCAAAAATCAGGCTGCCTTGCTCAGAGATCCAGCAGCGGACTTGCCGGTGCGGCGGTCCTGCTCGATCTCGAAGTTGATCTTCTGGCCCTCAACGAGGGTGGTCATGCCAGCGCGCTCGACGGCGGAGATGTGGACGAAAACGTCCGCGCCGCCATTGTCAGGCTGGATGAAGCCGTAGCCCTTGGTGGCG
The window above is part of the Mesorhizobium sp. WSM4904 genome. Proteins encoded here:
- a CDS encoding EAL domain-containing protein, producing the protein MSRSIGLAHIIRHDDGTSSGVWGIYTLQSAFQPIFAFNGGKLSVAAFEGLIRPFRDGEPQSPVSFFGTCPAADRLHIEALTRTLHLLNAGACLPEEASIFINFDPSVFTDRAIVDKALRDMRLVLHEAGIDPRRIVCEVTEQKSASQETLYSFVEALRANGFRIAVDDYGADDSDINRVKELRPDIVKFDAHWITQLMESGAGFALLTAMVKSFESQGIRTVFEGIEEGWQLELAEKSGASMVQGYVLARPELASTNFRVFGKSAQAPATEEGKAAAARPASVAPARPTKAFGRKVTP
- a CDS encoding EAL domain-containing protein; the encoded protein is MIVRPERRRPERRRNVAEAIFADEIGLQFGVYGEFRLWSAYQPIFAPRGSTLKPVAVEALIEPRRVATPVAPQVFFDSVAASDRLFVETMCRMLHLGNYRNIGVDGLALFFNYDPMINDHLGRALAEIRLMTRHLGDFGLEPTKLVCEITEQAADDQVLASLMREMRRDGIRIAVDDFGTGHSTEARIGLLSPDIVKIDGGWFAELCRHAAAERFFRPLVSMLHDRGAKVLVEGIEQATHLRVALDGGVDLLQGYHLARPALAGTIFNDEPLSVDALLGIDNKVVQLHQRR
- a CDS encoding glutathione S-transferase family protein, with the translated sequence MILYDMIDSGNCYKPRLLMAKLGIPFTRIEVSSHTGETRKADYVAKNPNAMVPLLELDDGRRIAESNAILLYLAEGTRFLPADRYERALAYQWLFFEQYSHEPYIAVRKALLTFPERAKDATPERLAQTLERGNKALGVMNKHLEQNAFFAGSAYSVADIALYAYTHTAEKGGFQLDAYPAVVEWLTRVEADKGHVPIEWVP
- a CDS encoding cold-shock protein yields the protein MATGTVKWFNATKGYGFIQPDNGGADVFVHISAVERAGMTTLVEGQKINFEIEQDRRTGKSAAGSLSKAA